TTGCAATAGCCCCACATGTAATCTACTTTGTGGAAGAGGGTGTTCACCCTGGTTTTTATAATGAGTTCTTGGCATCTGCAGTAAAAAGTGGGTTGACTGCAGTGGTCAGTATAGCTACACATTACTCCAAGTCCTCGTCGTCTGTGGTTGGTCTCTcggtctcagtgtgtgtgtgtgtgtgtgtgtgtgtgtgtattgcataAATTAATCTGTGTATTGCCAATACCCCATGCAACACCAGTCTAAAGATATCGACACAGCACAGACCAGTGTCTCCACCCAGATCAGTCGCTTCCATTTCCACGACTCCCATGCAGCTATTTCATGGTGCTGGTGGGAGcgtttttattcaaataaaggtgtaaaaaaaaaaaagccactttAGCACCAGCGATATGGTGGTCTAGGATCGTCACTGGcagaaaagcaaaaaagaaTAGAAGAATGGGTTATGCCTTTGTAAATAGTAAACGTGTGGAAAAGCCCGGCGTGGCTAAGATGAAGGATCATAGATGGTAACGTGGACTGATGAATAATTTTGAACTTTAGATAAAACTCTCAGAGACATGAAGTCCCCAGTGTACACAGTTCAGGTTGTGCTTCTCTCGACCGTGCGACTCCGAATCTCCTGATAGGAGATTTGAATGAATGTAAAAACCATGGATTGTACCATTTCTAATTtctgattgtttgttttgttttgttttaacagACATAAATGCACTTGTATATAAGCCATACCTGTTGTTAAAATAAACCACTATTTATTGATCACCTATGGATATCAGTGAGTGCTtgattttataaaatgttcatGGATTTTATTAAAAGTAGGTCCCAGGCAAATCAACAGTCAAACAGGAACAGTTTCCCCCATTAACCTGCTTCATAAGCACGTATGGAGGAAAATGACATAAAAGAACTGGAGTTTCCTGCGAATTATGGAGTCCATCAGCTGAGCAACCACACAAACTAATGGTAGCGGCACCTGTTGGCTAGCTAGTTTACGGCTAACGTGAGCTAACATATTCGGCTGTTTGGGACAGTCACATTTACCCAAGCACCAAGGTCCATGGGTCCAAGGACAGGGTCCAAGGGTCTAAAGACAAGGATCCAAGGACAGGGTCCAAGGGTCTAAAGACAAGGACCATGGGTCCAATGACAGGGTCCAAGGGTCTAAAGACAAGGACCAAGGGTCCAAGGACAGGGTCCAAGGGTCTAAAGACAATGACCAAGGGTCCAAGTGTCTAAGGACAAGGACCAAGGGTCCAAGGGTCTAAAGACAAGGGTCCAAGGACAGGGTCCAAGGGTCTAAAGACAAGGACCAAGGGTCCAAGTGTCCAAGGACGTAGAGTGTTGTATGctgtatagattgtaaagccctctgaggcaaagacttaagagacttattagagcagcctgataataaggaattgcagtaatctagtctagaagtgtgaactagtttattgaaagataacgccgagattcaaCAGCATAACTATATTGCAAAACATGGTTTGACATAAGAAAAGATATGACAGGAAAAGGCATAATTGAATAGAGAACGTAATTTCTGCATagtgtttgtttacttttgtgAAATGGATCGTTCCAGTTCCTGGATTGTGATTGGCTGAGTCGTGTTCGATTCCACAATACAATAGTCTAAAAACACTGACTGCATTACAATAGTATTACTGCGCATATACATTTTGTTGTGAATTTTGAGGGTGGGCTAGGCGTACATAAGAAGAAGAGATtggcaggaaagaggaggaagattaaaaaaaaaagaaaagaaaagagctgaaaaagtaaagaaacaaagtCGCCAAATGTGGTCCATCCGCTGTTTTCCGACCCGTTTCTCCGCCTGGACGAGAGCGCCATACGCTGTCATGCAATAGATCCACACAAAGATGCTGACGAAAGAAACAATGGCTATGCGCTCACACTACAAGCCGAAGTGCTCAAATGCGATTCATTGCTCAGATCTGATTTTGTTtatcacattacattatttttaaaacatggcTTGTATCAGATTATGGTGTGAACTTGTCACTTGTCCTGACCTTCATGtgcaaaaagaacaataacaaagTCGTGACAGTCAGCAATCTTTTGTATAGATGTAAACACGGAGGCACTGAAGCCAATGTTGACGGTTTTATTCGGAAGCCAGCAAATATGTGGAGGACGAGAGCTACATTTCTTATGgtggcttttttttgtggagCAATGGCTCTCCCTTCTGTTTGTAGGGGGTGTCAGAGCGGTGGGGTCGGGACGTGATTGGCTCCACTGAGACACATTTCAAGGTCTACCGTTAGCGCTAAATCAAGATCCTGTCTGATTTAGGACCACATGTGAAAGTGGCCCGAATCAGAATTGAAAAGACCAGATTCCATGTGATCACGTGATCCTGTGACGTCCACATGAAAAGAACAGATCTCCATGACACTTTATGTTTGAGCGGCCAGAGAgaaacaccaccaccatcagtAAGTCCACCCCCTTTTATCTCCACACGAAGCGAACACACTACAGCAATCTATGGCAAGTTAAAGTTTCATTTGTAGCCCATGCTCACCTTTCTCTTTTGATGTTGTCGATTGCCTACATGCGTGACTGCAACGAGGGGAAACTGGGCATAGTTGCAGATGTATAGGTTGTGATACAGCTGCAATATGAtgacaacttttcttttctttctcctaaCGGTCGAGAGCCCATGGGGGTGAACGTCCTTGGCTCCACATTCTTAAAGCTCCCGGCTCTCCACCAACCACTGCTTGTGAAGCGCTACTGTACAACACGTTTCTGATGCTGGCCAAGACCATAATAAACCTCATGGTACATATATACAAACTATGTTTCTATTGTTTCTTGATTCTATtgatctaaataaataaacagccgTGGAAAAGGTGGTGCCACTACCGTCAGAAGATCTTATTCGAGATGAATGGATGTGACTTTGcttttatatttgatatattcttcttttttttgtctttggcATCAGCACACTCGCAGACCTGTATGTCCACAAACATGGCATGCTGTTGCATTATATAGTCCAGGGGTTAATTACCAACTGTAGGAATTATTCATTCATGTCCACAGATCAAAGGGCATCGGATTCATGTGAgaagagagtgagggaggggcgtgagggaggggggagctATTTTGCGTCTGTCTTTCTAGTCTCCCGACCACTCATGTCATCGTTCACCCATTCATACGCATACATCACTGATGACACAAGCTCTACCATGCAAGGTGTGACCTGCCCATTGGGACTCAATTAACTCCCAGGAAACATATTGTAATATTAAATGAAGATTACAGATACAAAAAGGATTATATACATGTTTTGACCTGCCCCCCATTATGACCCGATGCTGGCGTTGTATTAAAGGTTCAGGGATCACCGGagttattatattttgtataatcATATACATGATTATACAAAATGTCATGACAATGCACAAAGTGATGGACCGACTGTCAGACCAAAGCTGCCTTTCCTTGAGACACACTAAACTGCAAAGCAAAAGCCCCACCCAAGGTGGCTCCTGCTTTTTTATCCAGTCTCgaggaccttttttttattattatagaggGGTCTTGTGTCAGAATGacgtttaaatatatttaatatttaagttGATCAGTTGCTTTGTTTGGTTTCTCCAAATCCGAGGCCCACGGCTCATCTTAGCCCCCGGGGTCCCATGAGCGAGTTAATCCGGCCCTGGCTGCAGCATTTCCTTAACTCATAGGATCATCTTTATTATTCAAAGCACGACATAAAAATCTAGCTTTTGCATGTTTTTCCAGTGTTATGTCCAGGGTTAGAATATCAATGTGAAACTTTTTTTACAGGTATAGCTGCTCCCGAACATTGTATTCACACAGTTCTAACTCATGTAGAACTGCTGCCTTCACTGTCATGACGTTTGGCATTTCCTGGTAGAGAAAACCACCTCAGACCAGCAAAGAAAGGCAACGCGTTCACTGCATGGGACCGGGTGATGTCAGGGAAAGGGGGATGATGCAGCACGATCCTCTGGACCACTGCATCAAACCGGGCCCGCTCCCATTGGCTGGCGGGGGTTGTTGAGATGCTGCGCGCTGTGGCACGTCATCTGACCGGCAGcacgtgtctctctctcgtggGCTCAACACTCGCTCTGGAAATGAGGCAGTGCAGATTTTGAGAAACGCAGCTCCGCAAGAGACCGAAGACCGGACGCCGCTGAAGCCGAAACAGAACGCGTCTCCGCCCGCAACCCGCCGCACACCATGAGGGAAATTGTTCATCTCCAGGCTGGACAGTGTGGGAATCAGATCGGGGCCAAGGTATGAATATGATATATTACATTTAGGAGAGGTTAGATTCACCTTGCTGGAGTTTTATTCCGGAATGCACGATTTGTTTTACATAATGTATGAAGTCGAGTCAATTACATAGTGCGATTGGTGTTTCCTgtgcacataaatacatatagcatattacacaatatatttataaatatatttattttgtgtgcgtgttaagTTTGAGGTAGATTATTAATTGTTCATATACGTGCAGGGTGCGGTTCAGCTGGGCGGTGCAGTGATgtgaccgccccccccccccccccccctccccccccccccacacacacacacacacacacgcacacactctgatgGGTGCCATTTTGTCACCAAAACAGATGCGCACTTTTATTCTTTGAAGGCCTGATGCGCGTGCGTGACTCGCCCTCACGCCGTGTCACGTCTCGCTTTAATCCCGCAACTGAAGCGCAACACGATCATGTTTGTCCCAACTTAGTTCTGGGAGGTGATAAGTGACGAGCATGGCATCGACCCCACCGGTAGTTACCAAGGTGACAGCGACCTGCAGCTGGAGAGGATAAACGTCTACTACAATGAGGcatcaggtaaaaaaaaaatgtttttaaagttcGTTTTAAATGAATCACGTTTGCATCTGAATAATTGACCACAACATGTGTGATACATTATTTGTGACTTTGTTTGCAGTTGCTAACGGTTCTTGCATGACCTTATGCTGCAGGCCTCATTTGAATGCCACCGTTTGCACATGACACCAATTTAGCTGCAAGGGGAAAGTAGGTCCTGCTATGCCTGCAGGGAATAATTAGGACGGTGAATCTGCtaaaatatctctctctctctctttctctcactccctcactctctcactctgcctctctctagGGAGCACAGGTATCTGCAGTCTCTGTATAGTTGACCCCGAGCCCGTTGTGCCACGGTCTCATCAAAACGTCATTCCATAAtgcattgttattgttattgttatcattGCAGCTATGTGTGCATTGAAATCTCTCACCCGCTTTGCCTAAATGAAAGGCCTGTGCAGGGAGGTGTATATGGGGCTAAACAGCATACACTGTCCACGTACACCACTAGTATGGCCCAGCAGCGAGCATTATTGATCCTCTGTTTCCGTGCGGCAAGCTGGCATTAGCGTCACCGACTGGGTCACTACTGAATGTGTATTGACTGAGCATCCCATGAATTAATTTCTCCTTAAAAATTAAGCAAATAGAATGGCAGATGTTCACAGAGGCGAGCGACATTAAGACTCACCCGGACGAGATAAGGGAAAAAGAGGGATGGGTCAAAATGCTTTGTTTGAACGCACTATGCAGAATTTTGAAAGCCCCACTGGCCGAGGATGAGCTGTGCAGCACcgacaaagagacaggaagcaaagagcaagaaaaaaacaaaaagcaggcACAATTCTGTCTTTAAATATCCAGCTTCATGGACAGGCTGCAGCTTCCTTTAAACAAAAGACTGTTTACCCAAAAGATTGCATGAGCAATCAACACTGCTGCATTAAAACCCACCTAAGACCACTACACAGGATCTAGCAGTGTTTTCTTGTCCTGACACCATGTACACTGAGACTGCTGATATCTTACTCCTCCACCCTTCCATCCAttacctctttctctctctctgtccctctatcttcctctctttttttccatcccaAAGGGAGCAAGTATGTCCCTCGTGCAATTCTGGTCGACCTGGAGCCAGGAACCATGGACTCGGTACGCTCCGGCCCATTCGGACAACTGTTCAGGCCTGACAACTTTGTCTTTGGTGAGTGGGCAATACATCACAATGTCACCACTCACCCTGAACCAACTTCACATACAATGTGAGTTGTATGTCAGCAGCTGCTGTCATGTCCTGTAGAGCAGTTGCTTATTTTCACTTGAGAGTGCTTTGACAGCGCTGCGTATTTTTCCAGCGTGAAGCTTCTGCAGCCTCTGAGCGATGTGCCAGCAGTGTGATGCATTGTCCATGTGCCGCTGAGTCAGTCTGAGACAGCTCTAGTGGTGACTCAGCGAAAAAGCAATCTACAAGGAGATGATGCTGCAGCGCTTCAGGGGCCACAAGATGACTCTCCATTATAGAATTATTGTTTACCGGGTGTTTCATTCACATGTCCAGATTTGTACAGAGCAAACGATTGTACATTGACTaatgtttcttatttcttattatttaagATATTTATGTGAGAAATCTGTTGTAACAAATGGCTTCATCAATGGTTAATACATGATTTGTTAATGCGTTACAGGTCATAATAATTaagtatgtacatgtatgtcaGGGAGTAGAAATATACACACTGTCCCCGCCACGTCCAAAACTAATGCTAGAGGGATACCTAGAGGGTCATAGTAAGACGGTTGGGGCCACTGACCAAATATTGGTATTTCACATGTTAGGAGTGAAAGGCAAAAACTACTACGCCCACTTCCGGATGACGAAAGCCTTGATGCAGCTTGTGCAAAATTAgggctgatttaaaaaagatttgaaccacAAATTGAGGAAGTAATGTCAATATTAACATCCGCATTGAGGTGTTTCGCCAAAGTATGGTCACACCATGAAAATCATGTTTAAGTGTGAAGTTACCAtaagaacaaaaacattatgGTTGTCAGTTTGTTAATGttaagagtctacagccataATCGTGGCTGTCAGGCTGTACCTATAGGAACAGTAGTGCTTTGAATAAAAATGCTAACAATAACAGTTTCATAGatgttcaccatgttcaccatttaGTCAAGCgttttaacattgtaacatttcCTACAATAATTGGCACCTAATACAAAGTACAGCTGGGGTTGATGGGAGTTATTAGAATGAATCTTAAAGGGGACATGAAGGTCCACCCCAAAATTCATAGCAAGACATTCAAAGGtttttgagacatttcactcaaaaccacaaatgtcaatcTCATGGCGGTATAAGAGGGAAAGTTATGTGATCACCAAACTCATTAGgatcatcctctggggaccatgaatgtctatAGAAAATATCATGGCAACCAATCAATGAAGGCATTTGTTACAATACACACGTAAAGTATGCCATAGCAGAAAGTGGCAGCATGATTTGTCCAACATGATCTGTCTTTAAACATTATATGCATCATACAGGTCAGAGTGGAGCAGGAAATAACTGGGCCAAGGGTCACTACACCGAGGGAGCTGAGCTGGTGGACTCGGTAATGGACGTGGTGAGGAAAGAGTCTGAGAACTGCGACTGCCTCCAGGGCTTTCAGCTCACCCACTCACTGGGTGGAGGCACAGGTTCAGGCATGGGTACATTGCTCATCAGCAAGATCCGCGAAGAGTACCCGGACCGCATCATGAACACCTTCAGTGTCATGCCTTCCCCAAAGGTGTCGGACACTGTAGTGGAGCCATACAACGCCACTCTCTCCGTCCACCAGCTTGTGGAGAACACAGACGAAACCTTCAGCATTGACAATGAGGCCCTCTACGATATTTGCTTCCGCACCCTGAAGCTGACCACACCTACCTACGGAGACCTCAACCACCTGGTGTCAGCCACCATGAGTGGGGTGACCACCTGTCTCCGCTTCCCTGGTCAACTCAACGCTGACCTCCGTAAGCTGGCTGTCAACATGGTGCCCTTCCCCCGCTTGCATTTCTTCATGCCGGGCTTCGCGCCCCTCACAAGCCGGGGCAGTCAGCAGTACCGGGCCCTCTCCGTGCCAGAGCTCACACAGCAAATGTTCGACGCCAAGAACATGATGGCCGCCTGTGACCCGCGCCACGGACGCTACCTCACTGTGGCAGCCATCTTCCGCGGCCGTATGTCAATGAAGGAGGTGGACGAGCAGATGCTGAATGTACAGAACAAGAACAGCAGCTACTTTGTTGAATGGATTCCCAACAATGTCAAGACCGCCGTTTGCGACATCCCTCCCCGTGGCCTGAAAATGTCCGCCACCTTCATTGGCAACAGCACGGCCATCCAGGAGCTGTTCAGAAGGATCTCCGAGCAGTTCACAGCCATGTTCCGCCGAAAGGCCTTCCTCCACTGGTACACGGGTGAGGGAATGGATGAGATGGAGTTCACTGAGGCTGAGAGCAACATGAATGACCTGGTGTCTGAGTACCAGCAGTACCAGGATGCCACTGTGGATGAGATGGGTGAATATGAAGAAGACGAAATAGAGAACGAGGAAGAAGTTCGCCACTGACATGACACTCTGAGtgaaaaattattattaattatttattgtcGTAAACATAGCTGTTTAGCCAAGTTTATTTTGCATATAGATATAGCTTATACTGACATACACAAAGATCCTGAATAATAAGTAGAATAGTTGGCTTTCCAAGTCATGCTTTGCCGGTGTCAAAACTAAGTACAATCTTGTTCTAAACACAGTTTTGTCAAATGTTCTTCAACATGCATTCACTGTCTCAAGTCTCCAATAAAAGATCCTGTCAAGACTTcatgtcatgttttcttttggtaCAGGTTAATAAGGGTAAACTTGCGCTGCATTTATCACAGTGTATGTCCTTTCATTGTTATGTGTGatatatttactttaattattGAGATCTCCTTTTGTGAAGGTAGGATTTTTCTAATTGTCAACAAACCCCAAGGACACCCAAAATCAACACCAAACTGATGCTACCTGGACTATCAGAGACTGACTTTGTGACATAGTTGTCCAGAAATCGCTAAATACATCAGTAAAGCCACGCTTGGGTGCATTCTTCCTTACAATAACAAGGgaaatgtagtttattttgagtcatACACAGTCTTTGTGCAGCACACACTAAATAGCACAGTTGTTTTAGGAAATTATTTTGCATTTTCTAAAGATTAaggaatatattttaaaacattttatcaagatttacattttcaatataGGAAAGAATGGCCGTGGGACCACAGACAGGGGCAAAGACGAGGTGGGGAAGTCAGAAAGTGATGAAGTCCAGTCAACTGCAATGCAGGTTTTAGTCATTTCATGGGTTTTGTTGAAATCTACAATTTACCAGCCTTGTCCTATCGTGTACTGACTTGTGAAGGAAGAGCATACATTTAGCTCTTTTGTGGCCAAACATATTTTTGACTAATGCAGTACCTGTAAGATGACAAATACCAACTGCGTATCAGGTACATTTCGTAATATATAGAGTTGAGTAACCGCGTTTGGTTTGAATTTCATAAAAGCGCAGAAGTCAGTGATATTTTTTATCTATATGCAGATCTATTTATGCAGATAGGCTGACGGATTGAGACACGTTCGAGCAACCAGGGAGGAGACCAGCGAAAGTTAATTAATAAATCTTTACGGAACGTGCAGAAAAGCACAAGCGGAATTTTAAAACAtgcaatacattacatttagctgacgcctttatccaaagcgacttacaatcatgttacattcatacactg
This Cyclopterus lumpus isolate fCycLum1 chromosome 17, fCycLum1.pri, whole genome shotgun sequence DNA region includes the following protein-coding sequences:
- the LOC117745956 gene encoding tubulin beta chain-like isoform X1, with translation MREIVHLQAGQCGNQIGAKFWEVISDEHGIDPTGSYQGDSDLQLERINVYYNEASGSTGSKYVPRAILVDLEPGTMDSVRSGPFGQLFRPDNFVFGQSGAGNNWAKGHYTEGAELVDSVMDVVRKESENCDCLQGFQLTHSLGGGTGSGMGTLLISKIREEYPDRIMNTFSVMPSPKVSDTVVEPYNATLSVHQLVENTDETFSIDNEALYDICFRTLKLTTPTYGDLNHLVSATMSGVTTCLRFPGQLNADLRKLAVNMVPFPRLHFFMPGFAPLTSRGSQQYRALSVPELTQQMFDAKNMMAACDPRHGRYLTVAAIFRGRMSMKEVDEQMLNVQNKNSSYFVEWIPNNVKTAVCDIPPRGLKMSATFIGNSTAIQELFRRISEQFTAMFRRKAFLHWYTGEGMDEMEFTEAESNMNDLVSEYQQYQDATVDEMGEYEEDEIENEEEVRH
- the LOC117745956 gene encoding tubulin beta-2A chain-like isoform X2 — its product is MREIVHLQAGQCGNQIGAKFWEVISDEHGIDPTGSYQGDSDLQLERINVYYNEASGSKYVPRAILVDLEPGTMDSVRSGPFGQLFRPDNFVFGQSGAGNNWAKGHYTEGAELVDSVMDVVRKESENCDCLQGFQLTHSLGGGTGSGMGTLLISKIREEYPDRIMNTFSVMPSPKVSDTVVEPYNATLSVHQLVENTDETFSIDNEALYDICFRTLKLTTPTYGDLNHLVSATMSGVTTCLRFPGQLNADLRKLAVNMVPFPRLHFFMPGFAPLTSRGSQQYRALSVPELTQQMFDAKNMMAACDPRHGRYLTVAAIFRGRMSMKEVDEQMLNVQNKNSSYFVEWIPNNVKTAVCDIPPRGLKMSATFIGNSTAIQELFRRISEQFTAMFRRKAFLHWYTGEGMDEMEFTEAESNMNDLVSEYQQYQDATVDEMGEYEEDEIENEEEVRH